The sequence below is a genomic window from Colias croceus chromosome 26, ilColCroc2.1.
tatatttttttcagattttcgtttttagaagaagaagaagaagaagaaaagtttattcaacaccacacacataataaaaggaaaaaaaacaaacacaaaacaaaagcaacaaattaaaaaagaaaaaaaatagaacttaTTCCTAATCAGTGTGGTGCTAAAAAGGGTCGCTACTCAGCATGTGCTGCACTTGTTGTGaagcgctgattttcagtaGCCCCTTGTTGGAGTGCCAGTCAATAGacttgaattataaaatttttattttttttctctctAAAAACGCAAAAGTGCGGCTTGTCACTAGCATAGAATTATTGCTCGTAATAAGACCTATCACTCATAAAAAAACCACGCCGCAAACGCACGCCGTTTTTAgggagaaaaaaaataaaaacgaaaatctgaaaaaaatatatttctcggTATTCGGAGGTAgttttccaaaaataaaaactggatAATATGCGATCAAAgatgctttataaatttatatttaattaaaataaatatcttagaCAGTTACGATTTCagaatacatttcaatatttttcatgaaaagtTCACCTAAAGTTtgccattaaaaaaaaagtacataTAAGAAATTGACACGTGGGTGTTCTactcttacattttaaatacatccCTTGAtcgataaatacaataaacagcacagggaaatttttttgatctaaTGAAACAGTGTGCACTAGTAGGAAATATGGTTTTGTAGCGGGGCGGGCGGGCGCGGCGGCCGGACGGCCAAATTTGGTGGGTTCACATCTTCTTCAGAAATAGAAGTGTTAAAATTGCGATCCTATttgtgtgaaaaaaaaatattcttgacATCTTAAAATTTGGCTCTCCGtcgttttatttcaaatacatatatgtaatataGTTTGATCTGACTactatgtcaaattaaaataattgttaagtAATGTTCTGAtatcagacagacagataggcTCGTTAAAATTAGAGTTGTAGTTATTTGTTagtattcattattattacttaaccAGGCATTTATATTGCCagatttataacaatattgaaattgGATTTCAATAAAATCACATTGTGAAAATTGAGGGATGCGTCAAAGTGTcgtagttatatttttaatgcccgtccgattagggcccttctggcctcctccactcaagcgacagctcaagccgaggttcgtggtccccgtcaaggggggacgcccttgtgcatgtcgctaccagggtgaaccttcagttcacccccgcgtccgcgttaaaatgtagaagcccttctggctaacattgagaaacaccacacaaaaaaaaaaaaaaaaatatatatttttaattttttgtttgttccTATTACCTAATATCTTAGACCTAATATCTGGTATATTATTCGCTTAAATTTAccaaaaaatgtaaatgatgACGTGTATGTAAACTTTTCGTCCAAAAAGCTTAACAATATGTTTCGAAATACATATTGTAAAACCCGTACattatgtacattatacaAAATGTCGTGTATTACTATCAcgttattacaatatacagtgtggaaattttcgatgGTCCCTGGAGAGAAAGTACTTGAAATACTAATGATAGCTAATTGTGctgaaaggaaacattcctttatttttaaaaagaatttGGTATAACTGCATTCAAAGATTTTCGAAAAATCACTTGCATcgaccgggaatcgaactaTCCGAAACTAATTTTTGTCGTCGTCGTTTTTGATTTAAAGTTACATCGCGTcttaattaaatcattaaCTGCTGATAATGCCTGGGCGTGGGCGTGTGTTAACTGTTAATATCGGAGTTGACTCATCTTCTTCTTGATCATTACCACTTAGAGCCTCTTCTTGTGTGTTATTCACACTCTCAATAAGATCTTCGAATTTCTACTTCTTGAATTTCTTATGATGATACATTATCATCAATGAATATCCAGGAAACCACTGCAGTCATCGCGTCAGTTCAGTCAGTCGGGTTTGAGTCGGCCGTTGTCGCAGGGGTAATTTTTGTTGGCCGTTAGAGCGTATTAAACGGGATGATGATCGTATTAAGCGTTAAATAATGTAAGAAAACATGTCTCAAGTTGCAGGGACTGATGCAAAATGGCGTCTTATACGAGAAATCGTATTAAGCGTGATCGTATTAAACGGGTTCTactgtattttaaattgtcaTTTGATTACTTATGCCTTATTTACTTAACTACTTttgtcttattttttaaataattaattaaagggAAGTATGAAAAAAAAGCACGGcctattttcaaaatttaataacaaatagtTCTAAGGAAATATGACCTCATGTAACCATTCATCGGAATCTATTTCATCGCACTCAGTCACTTTGCTTTTTGCTAGACCATCCCGAGCCATCATCTGTATCTTATCGAGAATATTCTCCAGCGCCTCGTCCTCTTCTATCACTTTCTGTTCCAACGCAGCTAAATTAGATTCCATTTCGAGCCAACTTTTATTTGAAACTCTTTTTAAAGCCTCCGGCACGACATCCTTCCAATCGTTGGTGGTCGCAGACCTTAATTGCTTGAATTCAGTCCAAAATTGTTGGAAATAATACAGATAGCTCGTCTGTCGCGGCAATCTTACTACCTTGTGTCCGTACGTGGATAAGGTGATATCAAACTTGCGCAAGTCGGTTTGGGCGTGACGTTTGGAGCGCTGCACCAGCTGGAGCAGCTGCGCGCTGTGCATGTCGCTGGTGTGCGGCACGTCGTGGTGCAGCAGCCAAGCCTGCATCTGCTCCTTGCTGCTGTGCACGTTCGGAACTACGAGGAAAGGTTCCGCGTGATACGATCTCTCCGGGATCACTATCACGCTAGCCTGCGGTATTTCGTATATTACTTTTTCCAGAATAAAATTTTCCGTCGGAACTTTTATTACCTTAGATATTTCTTTTGTAAGAGGCATGCATGCCGAATTCAAAAGTCCTAAAGTGGGCGACACGGCCGCATagcaatataaattttcagcGCGTTCTTCAGAGGTAGAGCAATCGTTTGCTATGAATATCGTATCATCGATATAAACGAAATGAGATTTATTCTTTCTCATTTCTAAAATTGTATCTAAATACTTTCTCCGTTCGTATCGTTTCCTCGGATCTTCCATAACGATACTTTTCGACGTTCCCTTTACGCGTTTCCAAATATAACCGTTTCTTTGCAACAACTGGGTTAAAGAATCTAGATTGTAAGAATGGCCGAAATGTTCTTCTAAACAGCCTAACATGATCTCAACGGTAGGAATGCGGTGGAGATGCACGTAGTGGTGTATGAAGATGTGGCGCAGGATCAACTCATCGCGGTGGTCCTGGTGCGTGAGCAGGCGCCGCCGGTCGTGGTCGCGGTACCAGTCGGTGAAGGTCCTGACGAGCTTGAAGCCATTGACGAACAGCTCACAGACCTCGAGGGGCTCGCCTGTCATGGTGTGCATCAGATTAGAAGCGTCCGTTTCTATTGGAGCATCATTATCTTTCGCTcttttttttccatatttagCTGCCGccgataataatttttcggtaatcgtgaatattttttcatagtcCTGTTTTGGCCCTACTCTTGGACTTGATAGGACAATCTTTGTGAAATCGTTCATTtcctgtaataaaatataggttttaGGTGTCAATATTCAATAAGTATGATTACAAAGATTGTATTGTTACATGAAAGttttattaggtaggtacctacttatttaattgttttaacgaaatatataagtatttaaaaaagaaacaacaaaacacaataaattaaaGCAGCATGCTATTACGATTCAACTAAGAATAGGAAAGTCTATGATctatacttaggtatatattcTGTCAATTTCATGACGATTTTCTTGGAAATCCTTTTTTGCATTTCAATAACAGTTTATTTTGCCTTACTCTTACACCATTAaaccattaaataaaaatattattccttAACTAAGGTTTttgattaaaaagtaaaaagtttattactactatttaatttaaacacatTTGACGTTAGAAGATGGCACCGAATCGATCCTACCCTTAGTTCCATCGCATACATTCTGTATTTCTACAACAAAGTCTACAATACAGACAATACCTAAACTAAATTACGAACAAATTCACTTACTTACACCGCtcctttaaacaaaaaatgcacaacacattaaatatAAGTTCCTTCTAGTTTTAATTTGCTTATTTAAACACAGATTAAGTGTTAAATTGAcgttataaatcaaaattcaaCCGTCACCCATAACACATCACACGATACTCGACAAATGACAATATTGACAAACGCCGCGGCCGGCGCCCGGCATTCGGCAGACAAGCGCGGGGCGCGGGGCGCGGACAGGCGTGTGGTGACGTCATCATTAAGGTGTGACCACATTGAGTATACATTTTACCAATACCTTCTAATAcgttatattatctatacatttaaaaatattaaaccaacaatataataatttaaaaacatcagTTTCCAAACTTATTGCATGTAATGTTAGCGTCTTATTAGTTTCTTTAGTTAAAGGTGTGTATAAAGGAGCTTTAAcctaaattcaaaatatgtgTTATTGCGTTAGTCGGATATAGATATACAACTAAATGACAAAGTAAgattgcaaataaaaaaaaaccaaattatttttataattttaacataagcATACACACGCAAATAATTAAGTAGATAATATGTgattaatataatgataaatcCACTACTTGtcctttttaaaatgaataataaaatattttatgtaacataataatattatgaataacatACAAAGAATAACAACAGAAAAAGGCcataaacaaaatgtaaagGACACACtgaacttaatattttttatagccATTAACCAGGTATCAGTGTGGAAGCAACCTAACACCTCCCTCCCGTCACGCCGCGGCCGCGTCCCCGCGACGTCGCGTCGCCACCCGCCCACTATACCGCTCGTCTGCAACTGACGGAACTTTTTAAGATGCGCGCCATCTAGCGGACAACGTGTGTATTGTTACAATGAAATCATTCAGTACCtataagcataatattattaatttattatgtatctccgttttattgtattggtaataaaaatattaattaattaataagctGTGCTAAATTTcgatataagtaataaagatATGAAGATGTACCagctaataatataatctaatatataaaatttccgtgtcacaatgttataCTCTTTAAAACGGCTAGACCGAAtatcatgaaattttctatgCATATCGGGTAGGTCTAAGAATCAGCCGACATCTATTTTTCGTACCCCTAAATGATAATagtaaggcagaacaacgtgtgccgggacagctagttaattaaaaaaaaaaaaattgtaaagttaaatttattaagaggaaatatttttatgaactcAAAAACTAGGTATTCTGTCGgttctaaatatttaatgtaggtCTTCATTTTTAACAACCTAGGTACCTTTTTTTTCctagaatttttataatttatttttattactttgaaTAATTGTAGAgtatctataattaaatacttaataataaacccattaaaattttataaggtAACTggtaaatgaaaatgaaactatattttgatgtttctattgtgtatttttaattaaatgtctgTTTATAATTTCTGGCGGGTTCGCTTCGAGTCACGTTTTTCAATTAGAATAGTATCAACAATGAAACTACATTCATTTTCTTTGAGATTCCGATTCCTTAGGTTTATTCAAGagaattgaatatttaaatgttattaatagTAGGAAAAATTACCTATTTCTACAAATACATAAGTACATAACGAATTggtataggtacttacaaaGAGACTTGAAAAGATAAATTCATCATGAAaactatattatcatcacagtttatatttataaaaaaatacatatgaggtaggtactataataattatgcgaATGCTGAAAGATAAAAAATCACAATAGAAATGTTTGTGAAATGTTAATAGTATATCTCCAGCCATAAAAGAACAAGGTTAGAAGAGAATAAGGATTACCGAAAATCTTATTCGAATAGAAACCGGTAAAAGGTAAGTCGATACGGAGCTGTCAATTACGGTAAATAAACAATCCGAGTTATCACAACACTGCAAACCTCTTAGAGGCTATCTCGGGAAGGGATGCCAAATTTAAGCTCATTTGGCTTGCAGTTCGGGAGTTTTTTATGgagtaagtatgtacctactttttttttgaatgaGTAGAATTGATAGTAGATTTAAAGTTGTTCTACCTCATAAACGCATGTACCTACCTGCTCACTTTTTAGTAATCTCCGCTTTTGTGTACATTTAAATGTTCTATTGTATTTATactgtaaaatatgtaaaaatatctatatccTGTGTTATACAGGAAATATTGCGTTATATATTAAATgtctataaaattatcattaaaacTGTTTGAAAAACTCAGAATTATATTGTACAGCGAGGGGAGCAGTTTTTGATTGTTTGATCCGGCCGCGAGGGCGACATGTCGACgggtttcataaaacttttaattgaaaaatattcggCCCCACCGCGATCTACATAAACCAATATTTTCCTATTATTTTGATCTCAACTTTGCGATTATTTTAATCGTTCGaagacgtaattttttttttaattaatcctTCATGCTTATATTAAgctatttttttcattaattgcttgtttaatttcataaaatgataCCTACCTAAGTAAATTGCTTCACTAATCGAAacgatttttattacaaaagtaTCAAGTGTAAAATCCGagacaattataaaatattgaaattaataatatgtcaaTATGTGATACaagcatataatataaattatgatttattaacattatgaaagtaaaatgtttattgtgtGTGAATTGTGATTGCCGATTGGTTGCGGTgtaaatctaatttattttataacacataatattatgagcaTATTAAAGattctattattttgaataactaagctgacttttattttaagcGCAATAAGCATGTTTCAATAACAACTTctctacctatataaaataagtatgtatGAGCATTAGATAAAGGATATTTccttaacaaaattaaacgCGCCAAGTTACAAGCAGTTAATTCTTTACCCGAAAGGAAATAAAAGCATTGAAAAGTATAATCCAGCGAGTACAAACCGAAAGCAGAACAGATGAAGaggataataattgtaattagtGGACTTAGTCGCTAATGAGCGGCTTGCAAACGGAATGCTCTCACGAACGAGAAAATTCGCTCATTTTGTGTTGGAGCACCCAGTAGCGTCAAGGTCAAAATGTCCTTGTTATATTAACTAAACAAGTAGCTTTTGCTAAACAAGTTTTGAACAGCACTTTAAAAACATCATTCGTATAatctttattgcattttttgtATGATAGATCTTGAGACAGATACATTCAACAATTTTTCAGCACAACGGAAGCGCGacggtaattaaaaaataattaatcagatatttttaaattgatagcTTAGCTAGAAATGCAGAAAACATGTCACGTGGCCatgattattttcatgataaaaacAAGCGACACAATTCCTATACCATAAAAAGATACATAAAAAAGCATTTGGGGATTATGAACGGCAAATTTAATGCTTTAACATCGTATTttgaatatacaaaataatatagcgACATTGTAATCTCAATAAATAATCcgaataacataatattgcaaaataatcACTTTTCAGCACCATAATCTGCTGTAGCGCTGTATCTTTAGAGGAAAGAAGTGAAATATCTTAAACAAACACAATTTGAACTTTAGAGCATTTGAATAAGGCCGAAATTGCGTCGGTAATAACATAATCTGGGGTTTCCAGGTAAGCGCTCAGAATTTACATGATATTGTCGTTCAACACCTTGGTTTGAACATTAGCATTAACGAATACGCTGTTTGAAGCGCTTTGTGCTGAATTATTCAtgtaatatagataaaaacgAAAACAATCGGCGACAATGGCGATTGAGCATTATCTCGCTCTAATGACCGATAAATGAGGGAGACGGCAGATTATTTGTTTCTGATAGCTATTTGAAATTAGAACATgatagaatttttttagagctagcgcgcaagagcaacttttgtctccgcatctattttgtctctcccatcaactctatggggagttgcgtcgctacgtgctcttgcgcgctagctcgaCTACTTCGTGGAAATATGTCAATATTTACTGTTATAGTAAACATTAGTTGCTTCGTCAATAATTGGCAAAGAAATCTTTTtctctaatttatttaaatgtatttaaaactaagtatatcttattgcacgcctcataagcgaagcgttgaggtgggtactactgtcacttcgcgcaaaacatctgatttttcaaacttaaaatgtctttatgtatcatacattgcacttgtaagataatacatacacacacatattaagaaaaaacactatttttaacgttcatgatatttttgatgtcatttttgttattatactagttaaaaaacagtttaaaaaagttctgtcttggacgtccgtgtgtctgtatgtgcggatcctttttcttgttaacacgatagcgaccgaaatactttactaatcgagtctttttttttctcttacgcttgagtatgctcaggaatagaaccctttcatttttcagggtctgattcgatgtggtttaattgttattaaataaacaaaaaaaaaatatcgactgttctccataattttagtatatctataatatattctttatgtatttattttttttttatatttatagtgtactcaaaattcatcattatttaaactcgattctttatactataagccaaggtttaaaaaaataagttggtagtcagtcccttaaacctgcgcagtttcacatctaggtggggccacaagaaaaatagctcaattattacggtaccgctttctttacttttccaactgttttattttatttcttttttatatttatagtgtactctttataaataatcaattttattgtaaaggatgagattatgaggcgtgcacttttggattttccaaactattttgtttatataaaacgaggaaacaataaaatcttctatTGAACTGTTTGAGTAAAGGTATGCAAAAACCACTACGGATTATGTAAtacaatgaattttatttttattttgaagtaaaTTAGTATGAATAACAAATAGGTGGCTGATTTAGAACAAAGGCGATAACAGATAAACCTATTC
It includes:
- the LOC123703567 gene encoding uncharacterized protein LOC123703567 encodes the protein MNDFTKIVLSSPRVGPKQDYEKIFTITEKLLSAAAKYGKKRAKDNDAPIETDASNLMHTMTGEPLEVCELFVNGFKLVRTFTDWYRDHDRRRLLTHQDHRDELILRHIFIHHYVHLHRIPTVEIMLGCLEEHFGHSYNLDSLTQLLQRNGYIWKRVKGTSKSIVMEDPRKRYERRKYLDTILEMRKNKSHFVYIDDTIFIANDCSTSEERAENLYCYAAVSPTLGLLNSACMPLTKEISKVIKVPTENFILEKVIYEIPQASVIVIPERSYHAEPFLVVPNVHSSKEQMQAWLLHHDVPHTSDMHSAQLLQLVQRSKRHAQTDLRKFDITLSTYGHKVVRLPRQTSYLYYFQQFWTEFKQLRSATTNDWKDVVPEALKRVSNKSWLEMESNLAALEQKVIEEDEALENILDKIQMMARDGLAKSKVTECDEIDSDEWLHEVIFP